ATATGTTATTATTGGTTCTGTTACTCTGagtgaatatatattatttcagGTAATCCCACCTGGAATGGAATTTCATCACATTATTCCACATGATGGAGACATGGATGCGGAACCTGAACCAGACGAAGATGGAAAGTCTCCGGATCCACCAATCTGGACTGAGGTTAGACAGATAATCCATGCTCTAAACCAGTAGTATGCAAGACCTTTTCTACTGATTCTATTGCTAACTATATGTGATATATATTAACCCCTTTCCTTATAGTTGTTTCTAAGTTCTGGTAAGTACTCTGTTAATGTGGATTGTATCTTTGGGACAGATAATGCGTTTCTTTTCAAACCCAAGGAAGCCTATGATTCTTGCACTTGCCAGGCCAGATCCAAAGAAAAATCTGACAACCTTAGTGAAAGCATTTGGGGAGTGCAGACCTTTAAGGGAGCTTGCTAATCTTGTAAGTAACAAAAAATTGGATTGGTGAATGCTTTCTCATCTGATTACTACTCTCATGTTTACATTTACTAATTTTCTGTCTGCAGACCTTAATAATGGGAAGTCGTGATAATATTGATGAAATGCCAGGCCCAAATGCTTCTGTTCTTCTGTCAATTCTTAAGCTGATTGATAAGTACGATCTCTATGGGCAAGTAGCATATCCTAAACACCACAAGCAGTCAGATGTTGCTGACATATATCGTCTAGCAGCAAAGACCAAGGTACCCTCATATTGTTTGGTTTCGAGCTGATTACCCATGCTAAGCAagcattattatttattaaagttGGTAGCTTTCAGATTCAGTGTTTTCAGTACTACTGGACTTAAAACTGATTTTTGAATTGCAACAAGTTTCTAATTCTTTTTTGTGCTTTTTAATAACTAATTTGACCTAATAGATTAGCCTTTCTTGGAGGTGTTTGTCATGAGTGAAATGCCTTTGTTCGAGATGCTGGGGATATCTCAAGTACTAGTTATTTTCCCCAAAGAAACAATAGCATATCAGAATGTTATCTAGATAACATCTTCCTATTTAGTATTTACTCAAAGCACATTCGAGAAATCCTGTGCAACTTTTTCTATACTGAATAACTAACTCAGCCCTTTAATGTGGATTCCTAGAAGTGGGGCAGATGTGTTTTTGATCTTTCTGCACTTGACTCGTCTGCAATCTCTAAAAACCATGGAATGATGTTACGGAATAAACTTTTACTCCTTATGGAACTGATAGAAGCTAGAAATTGTAACCTTTTATTAGAAGAGCCCGTATGTTCTGGTGCCTATTGGCTATGATGAACCGATGACTTGCTTGCATGAGCTGTATGGTTAGATTATGCCAGAGAGGGTGAAGGAAGTAATACTTGTCAGTATATGAAAAAGGTAACGTAAATAAATAAGTTGCCAAAAGATGCAAAAGAGTGGAAATTGAAATCTCAGTCTGGTCCTTCAATATGTTGAGTACTttggaggttttgtttttctcaTGTCAGTGAAACTTCTCCTTAATGTTATGTTACAACCTGTGTGTTATCTATTCTCTTGTATTCCCTTGGTGCTTCCTGGAACACACAACTTTTCCTGGTATCCTTTAATTGGTTAAAGCCTAAGTGTATTACTTTTGACAGGGGGTTTTCATAAATCCGGCTTTTATCGAACCTTTTGGCCTTACACTGATTGAGGTATCCCTTGTAATTACGAATGTATTTAAGCCTTGACATATACAATTTTTCTGCTGGTTACGTATGTGATTTCTGTAACAGGCTGCAGCACATGGTTTACCTATTGttgcaacaaaaaatggtGGCCCTGTTGACATAGATAGGGTAATTTACTTTCTTCTGATAGTTCTCTTTCTATAAGTATTCATGGgacatagttttttttttggagattATGTATAATTGGTTATGTTTATTGGTTGTAGGTACTGGACAACAGTATCCTTGTTGATCCCCATGATCAGCAAGCTATAGCCGATGCTCTTTTGAAGCTGGTTGCTGATAAGCATCTCTGGGCTAAATGTCGAGCAAATGGGTTGAAGAATATTCATCTTTTCTCATGGCCTGAACATTGTAAAACGTATCTCTCCAAAATCGCAAGTTGCAAACCAAGGAAACCTCGCTGGCTGCAGAACAAAAATGACGGCAGTGATGATGAAAGTTCTGAGTCAGATTCACCGAGTGACTCGTTGAGGGACATACATGACATATCATTGAACTTAAAATTCTCATTTGATGGAAGTAAGGACATCCGAGAAAATATTGATGGTTCCTTAGACTCCGGAGATCAAAGAAGCAAGATAGAAAATGCTATGCAAGCATGGTCGAAGGGTATGGCAAAGAGTGCTCAGAAATCTGGTTCTACTTCTGAAAAAGGAGATCAGAAGTTCCCTGCACTTAGGAGGAGGAAACACATTATTGTGATTGCTGTGGACTCTGATGCAAGTTCTGGTTTTGCTGAAACAGTTAGGAAGATCTTTGAGGTCTTAGAGACAGAAAGGACCGAAGGCTCAGTGGGGTTTATATTAGCAACATCACTCAACATTAGAGAAATACGTGCCTTTCTGGAATCCGAAGGACTGAAACCTACTGACTTTGACTCATTCATTTGCAACAGTGGTGGTGATCTTTACTATTCATCTCTTCATTCAGAAGACAGCCCGTTTGTTGTTGACTTATATTATCATTCACATATTGAGTACCGCTGGGGCGGTGAGGGTTTGAGAAAGACATTAGTACGTTGGGCAGCTTCTATAACCGATAAAAAAGGAGAGAAGGAAGAACACATTGTtgttgaagatgaagaaactTCAGCTGACTACTGCTACTCATTTAAAGTTCAGAAACCTGGAGTGGTAAAGTCCTCATTACTTCACACATTTAATCCTTTTAGAGTATTGAGGCCTATCACATTTCAAGCTTgaaatattagtttttatttagcatttttttattggctTGTTCTGCTTGCCTTACCTATGTATCAATGATTAGCATCATGTAACTTGATAACTTCTTCTTGTTTTGCAGATCCCTCCTGTGAGGGAGGTGAGAAAGCTGATGAGAATCCAGGCATTACGCTGTAATGTTATCTATTGTCAAAATGGAAGCAAGATAAACGTAGTCCCGGTCCTGGCGTCTCGTTCCCAAGCTCTAAGGTAACCATTAATTTCGATAAATTTTCTTGTCATGCCTTTTTATCCAAATATTGTGAGGCAGAATAATATCAGCCTAGGGGTGTAATCTCTTGCCTAAAGTTGAAAActgattaatatttaaatgtcccattttcattttgagatGAAAAGACAGCATATTAACCTTTGGATTTGCATCCCAAATAAATAGTTTGATCAAAAGAGGTCATTATGATACATCCTTCGTGCATTACACATTTGAATATACGCATGCTCAATCTCATTCTCAATTAGTTAGTAAGGGAAATGAGACGGTAAATCATTATAGGGAACTTGTTGTTCAGGTATTTGTATCTCCGGTGGGGTATGGACTTGTCGAAAGTGGTGGTCTTTGTTGGGGAAAGTGGAGACACTGACTATGAAGGCTTGCTCGGCGGCATCCACAAGTCTGTCGTATTGAGTGGCGTCTGCAGCAGCGCTAGTAGCCTCCATGCCAATCGGAGCTACCCGCTTGCTGACGTTATATGCAATGACAGCCCCAATATCGTCCGGACTTCCCAAGGATGCAGCAGCTCAGATCTCCGTGCTCAAATGGAAGAACTAGGGCTCCTCAAGGGTTAGCTTCCTTTTCCATTGTATAACCTTTAAGTTCATGCACTGTAATACCATATGTTGTGTATGGGTTTGTTCCTTATGTATTTGATTacttttatgtaaaaaattttggatgctctgatcaaattaaaataaaagtttatgatttttctatacatgtataaattttaacataGCTCACCACCCACTAACACGTTGAACTTTTACAATGAAGCCCTTTTATTAAACCAGATCTAGCATGAAATAATGTGCCATATATATCTTTACGCAACTTTGCTAAGAAATCTATGTCtgtatttatatatggatGTATTAATAGGAAAATTCTTTTTATCGTAACACTATACCACCATAGACCATTAGATCTGAAGATCGTGTAATTCTCAATTTGTCATGTGACAAcctattataattaaattgaaacatgA
The nucleotide sequence above comes from Salvia hispanica cultivar TCC Black 2014 chromosome 5, UniMelb_Shisp_WGS_1.0, whole genome shotgun sequence. Encoded proteins:
- the LOC125188736 gene encoding probable sucrose-phosphate synthase 1 isoform X2, coding for MELGRDSDTGGQVKYVVELARALGSMPGVYRVDLLTRQLSSPEVDWSYGEPTEMLPPRNSEGLMDEMGESSGAYIVRVPFGPKDKYIQKELLWPYIPEFVDGALNHIIQMSKVLGEQIGNGHPVWPVAIHGHYADAGDSAALLSGALNVPMLFTGHSLGRDKLEQLLRQGRLSRDEINSTYKIMRRIEAEELSLDASEIVITSTRQEIEEQWRLYDGFDPILERKLRARIKRNVNCYGRFMPRMVVIPPGMEFHHIIPHDGDMDAEPEPDEDGKSPDPPIWTEIMRFFSNPRKPMILALARPDPKKNLTTLVKAFGECRPLRELANLTLIMGSRDNIDEMPGPNASVLLSILKLIDKYDLYGQVAYPKHHKQSDVADIYRLAAKTKGVFINPAFIEPFGLTLIEAAAHGLPIVATKNGGPVDIDRVLDNSILVDPHDQQAIADALLKLVADKHLWAKCRANGLKNIHLFSWPEHCKTYLSKIASCKPRKPRWLQNKNDGSDDESSESDSPSDSLRDIHDISLNLKFSFDGSKDIRENIDGSLDSGDQRSKIENAMQAWSKGMAKSAQKSGSTSEKGDQKFPALRRRKHIIVIAVDSDASSGFAETVRKIFEVLETERTEGSVGFILATSLNIREIRAFLESEGLKPTDFDSFICNSGGDLYYSSLHSEDSPFVVDLYYHSHIEYRWGGEGLRKTLVRWAASITDKKGEKEEHIVVEDEETSADYCYSFKVQKPGVIPPVREVRKLMRIQALRCNVIYCQNGSKINVVPVLASRSQALRYLYLRWGMDLSKVVVFVGESGDTDYEGLLGGIHKSVVLSGVCSSASSLHANRSYPLADVICNDSPNIVRTSQGCSSSDLRAQMEELGLLKG
- the LOC125188736 gene encoding probable sucrose-phosphate synthase 1 isoform X1, producing MAGNDWINSYLEAILDVGPGIDEAKSSLLLRERGRFSPTRYFVEEVITGFDETDFHRTWLRAQATRSPQERNTRLENMCWRIWNLARQKKQLEGEEAQRRNKRRLERERGRREAVADMSEDLSEGEKGDVVSDLSSHGETNKARLPRISSVETMEAWASQQKGKKLYIVLISLHGLIRGENMELGRDSDTGGQVKYVVELARALGSMPGVYRVDLLTRQLSSPEVDWSYGEPTEMLPPRNSEGLMDEMGESSGAYIVRVPFGPKDKYIQKELLWPYIPEFVDGALNHIIQMSKVLGEQIGNGHPVWPVAIHGHYADAGDSAALLSGALNVPMLFTGHSLGRDKLEQLLRQGRLSRDEINSTYKIMRRIEAEELSLDASEIVITSTRQEIEEQWRLYDGFDPILERKLRARIKRNVNCYGRFMPRMVVIPPGMEFHHIIPHDGDMDAEPEPDEDGKSPDPPIWTEIMRFFSNPRKPMILALARPDPKKNLTTLVKAFGECRPLRELANLTLIMGSRDNIDEMPGPNASVLLSILKLIDKYDLYGQVAYPKHHKQSDVADIYRLAAKTKGVFINPAFIEPFGLTLIEAAAHGLPIVATKNGGPVDIDRVLDNSILVDPHDQQAIADALLKLVADKHLWAKCRANGLKNIHLFSWPEHCKTYLSKIASCKPRKPRWLQNKNDGSDDESSESDSPSDSLRDIHDISLNLKFSFDGSKDIRENIDGSLDSGDQRSKIENAMQAWSKGMAKSAQKSGSTSEKGDQKFPALRRRKHIIVIAVDSDASSGFAETVRKIFEVLETERTEGSVGFILATSLNIREIRAFLESEGLKPTDFDSFICNSGGDLYYSSLHSEDSPFVVDLYYHSHIEYRWGGEGLRKTLVRWAASITDKKGEKEEHIVVEDEETSADYCYSFKVQKPGVIPPVREVRKLMRIQALRCNVIYCQNGSKINVVPVLASRSQALRYLYLRWGMDLSKVVVFVGESGDTDYEGLLGGIHKSVVLSGVCSSASSLHANRSYPLADVICNDSPNIVRTSQGCSSSDLRAQMEELGLLKG